One genomic window of Bradyrhizobium sp. B124 includes the following:
- a CDS encoding ABC transporter permease, protein METVRAFLRHPSGMIGLVLLLVVVVIAIIAPIVFPVSPWEMVGAPFTPPGEDGLWLGGDTLGRDVAAGVAYGARVSLLIGIASALAAMAIGVVVGAISGYFGGKVDLVLMRMTELFQTIPAFVLAILLVATFNPSLLTIILTIGAVSWPPLARLTRAEFLRLRHREFVEAALCQGERTRRIVLGHILPNAISPILVVTSLTVATAILLESALSFMGLGDPNLMSWGFMIGAGRTAIRNAWWMSVFPGLAILVTVLAINLFGEGLSDVLNPRVSRRRS, encoded by the coding sequence ATGGAGACGGTGCGCGCTTTCCTGCGTCATCCCAGCGGTATGATCGGGCTTGTCCTGCTGCTCGTCGTCGTTGTCATCGCGATCATCGCGCCGATCGTGTTTCCGGTCTCACCCTGGGAGATGGTCGGTGCGCCGTTCACGCCGCCCGGCGAGGACGGCTTATGGCTCGGCGGCGATACGCTCGGCCGCGATGTCGCGGCCGGCGTCGCCTATGGCGCGCGCGTCTCGCTGCTGATCGGCATCGCATCGGCGCTCGCGGCGATGGCGATCGGCGTCGTGGTCGGTGCGATCTCGGGCTATTTCGGCGGCAAGGTCGATCTGGTGCTGATGCGGATGACGGAATTGTTCCAGACCATTCCGGCCTTCGTGCTCGCCATCCTGCTGGTCGCAACGTTCAATCCGTCGCTGCTCACGATCATCCTGACCATCGGGGCGGTGAGCTGGCCGCCGCTGGCGCGGCTGACGCGCGCGGAATTCCTGCGCCTGCGCCATCGTGAATTCGTCGAGGCGGCGCTGTGCCAGGGCGAGCGCACCCGGCGCATCGTGCTCGGCCATATCCTGCCGAATGCGATCTCGCCGATCCTGGTCGTGACGTCACTGACGGTCGCCACCGCGATCCTGCTGGAAAGCGCGCTGTCCTTCATGGGGCTCGGCGACCCCAATTTGATGTCGTGGGGCTTCATGATCGGCGCGGGGCGTACCGCGATCCGCAATGCGTGGTGGATGAGCGTGTTTCCCGGGCTTGCCATCCTCGTCACCGTGCTGGCGATCAACCTGTTCGGCGAAGGCCTGTCCGATGTCCTCAACCCGCGCGTCTCGAGGCGCCGGTCATGA
- a CDS encoding helix-turn-helix transcriptional regulator, with translation MAASYPNESTSARHAHRRDQFILQTAGVTSMMTERGHFVVPPGHGLWIPAGVAHQSRAWGEVEIQTIYVTPDRVRNAPATCRLIRVSALVEALMEEAVHMPTRYDPEGRDGRLVDFLLDEIGRMPEVSLHVQVPPDPRLAAICEAVLVDPSSDLTLDQWADRCQLSRRTLTRLFRRETGQSFAAWRQRVRLLEALARLGAGEAVTGVALDVGYDSPSAFAAMFKRELGAAPRQYLRWANPEVVMR, from the coding sequence ATGGCGGCCTCTTATCCGAACGAAAGCACGAGCGCGCGACACGCGCATCGGCGCGATCAATTCATCCTGCAGACCGCAGGCGTGACCTCGATGATGACCGAGCGCGGTCATTTCGTCGTTCCGCCCGGCCATGGCCTGTGGATTCCGGCCGGCGTCGCGCATCAATCGCGTGCATGGGGCGAGGTCGAGATCCAGACCATCTATGTCACGCCGGATCGCGTGCGGAATGCGCCGGCAACCTGCCGCCTGATCAGGGTCTCCGCGCTGGTCGAAGCGTTGATGGAAGAAGCGGTGCATATGCCGACCCGTTACGACCCGGAAGGGCGCGACGGCCGGCTGGTCGATTTCCTGCTCGATGAGATCGGCAGGATGCCTGAAGTGTCGTTGCATGTGCAGGTGCCGCCCGATCCGCGGCTCGCCGCGATCTGTGAAGCGGTGCTGGTCGATCCGAGCTCCGATCTCACGCTCGACCAATGGGCCGACCGCTGCCAGCTCAGCCGGCGGACCTTGACGCGGCTGTTCCGGCGCGAGACCGGACAGAGCTTTGCGGCCTGGCGCCAGCGGGTGCGGCTGCTCGAAGCGCTGGCGCGGCTCGGCGCCGGCGAAGCGGTCACCGGCGTCGCGCTCGACGTCGGCTATGACAGCCCGAGCGCGTTCGCCGCGATGTTCAAGCGCGAGCTCGGCGCCGCGCCGCGCCAGTATCTGCGCTGGGCCAATCCCGAAGTGGTGATGAGGT
- a CDS encoding pyridoxamine 5'-phosphate oxidase family protein produces MGHEGAGGKPPVKSQEDLRAHFGQLSPLAEKKVLNHLDKFCRDFIALSPFLVIASSDGKGHADASPRGDAPGFVSVLDDKTLLIPDRRGNNRVDTFGNIIASPGVGLIFMVPGINETLRINGRAEISQEPDLLTPLTVQNVTPIIGIKVHVDETYFHCGKALMRSKLWNPAAQVERHSFPTLGRIIAEQTAAVEVEVAEKTMEEAYRTRLY; encoded by the coding sequence ATGGGTCACGAGGGCGCAGGCGGCAAGCCGCCGGTCAAGTCGCAGGAGGATCTTCGCGCGCATTTCGGGCAATTGAGCCCGCTCGCCGAGAAGAAGGTGCTCAACCATCTCGACAAGTTCTGCCGCGACTTCATCGCGCTGTCGCCGTTCCTGGTCATCGCCTCCAGCGACGGCAAGGGCCATGCCGACGCCAGCCCGCGCGGCGACGCGCCGGGCTTCGTCTCGGTGCTCGACGACAAGACGCTGCTGATCCCGGATCGGCGCGGCAACAACCGGGTCGATACATTCGGCAATATCATCGCTTCGCCCGGGGTCGGTTTGATCTTCATGGTGCCGGGCATCAACGAGACCCTGCGCATCAACGGGCGGGCCGAGATCTCGCAGGAGCCGGATCTCCTGACGCCGCTGACGGTGCAGAACGTCACGCCGATCATCGGCATCAAGGTGCATGTCGATGAGACCTACTTCCATTGCGGCAAGGCGCTGATGCGCTCAAAACTCTGGAATCCGGCCGCGCAGGTCGAGCGCCACAGCTTCCCGACGCTCGGCCGGATCATCGCCGAGCAGACCGCCGCCGTCGAGGTCGAGGTCGCCGAGAAGACGATGGAAGAGGCCTATCGCACGCGGCTGTATTAG
- a CDS encoding ABC transporter substrate-binding protein, which translates to MNRREFTKAMLACGAAIPFGITRAAGQTRGGTLNTIIQPEPPVLVTALNQQQPTLTLGGKIYEGLLKYGADLKPMPGMAQSWEVSPDGLTYTFKLFPGITFHDGKPMTSEDVVFSCMKLLVETHPRARQNFARVASAEAPDPLTVVFKLKQPFAPFIGCFDCTSAPIVPKHIYDGTDYRKNPENDKAIGTGPFKLKEWVRGSHVHLVRHDGYYLKDEPYLDEIVYRVIPDAASRALALENGTVQLVQWSDVEFYDVQRFKAQKNLEFTTKGYEYFAPHQWLEMNNRIAPMNDKRFRQAVMHLIDREAFSKRVYFGNAKVATGPISSKTRFYDPNVKRYEFSVDKAKALLDEMGLKPGANGKRAEIKYIVPPYGESYQRAGEFFRQSFARVGIDLVLVGTDMAGWAEKVGNWDYEMTQNLLYQLGDPALGVARTYISSNIKKGILFSNTQGYSNPEVDKLFDEAAITLDEAKRQELYSKVQQILVEDVPVAWTLEIEYPIIYDKAFKNIVTTGIGSHETFGSVYKS; encoded by the coding sequence ATGAACAGACGCGAATTCACCAAGGCGATGCTGGCCTGCGGTGCAGCCATCCCGTTCGGCATCACGCGGGCGGCGGGCCAGACCCGCGGTGGAACGCTCAACACCATCATCCAGCCCGAGCCGCCGGTTCTGGTGACCGCGCTGAACCAGCAGCAGCCGACCTTGACACTCGGCGGCAAGATCTATGAAGGCCTGCTGAAATACGGCGCCGACCTCAAGCCGATGCCCGGCATGGCGCAGTCCTGGGAGGTCTCGCCGGACGGCCTGACCTACACATTCAAGCTGTTTCCCGGCATCACCTTCCACGACGGCAAGCCGATGACCTCGGAGGACGTGGTCTTCAGCTGCATGAAGCTGCTGGTGGAGACCCATCCGCGCGCGCGGCAGAACTTCGCCCGCGTGGCGTCGGCCGAAGCGCCCGATCCGCTCACCGTCGTGTTCAAGCTGAAGCAGCCGTTCGCGCCCTTCATCGGCTGCTTCGACTGCACGTCCGCCCCGATCGTGCCCAAGCACATCTACGACGGCACCGACTATCGCAAGAACCCGGAGAACGACAAGGCGATCGGCACCGGCCCCTTCAAGCTGAAGGAATGGGTGCGCGGCTCGCATGTTCACCTCGTCCGCCACGACGGCTACTATCTGAAGGACGAGCCCTATCTCGACGAGATCGTCTACCGCGTGATTCCGGATGCGGCGTCGCGCGCGCTCGCGCTCGAGAACGGCACCGTGCAGCTCGTGCAATGGTCCGACGTCGAATTCTACGACGTGCAGCGTTTCAAGGCGCAGAAGAATCTCGAATTCACCACCAAGGGCTACGAGTATTTCGCGCCGCACCAGTGGCTCGAAATGAACAACCGCATCGCGCCGATGAACGACAAGCGGTTCCGGCAAGCGGTGATGCACCTGATCGATCGCGAGGCGTTCAGCAAGCGCGTGTACTTCGGCAACGCCAAGGTTGCGACCGGCCCGATTTCGTCGAAGACGCGGTTCTACGATCCGAACGTGAAGCGCTACGAGTTCTCCGTGGACAAGGCCAAGGCGCTGCTCGACGAGATGGGATTGAAGCCTGGCGCCAACGGCAAGCGGGCCGAGATCAAGTACATCGTGCCGCCCTATGGCGAGTCCTATCAGCGCGCCGGCGAATTCTTCCGTCAGAGCTTTGCACGCGTCGGCATCGACCTCGTGCTTGTCGGCACCGATATGGCGGGCTGGGCCGAGAAGGTCGGCAACTGGGACTATGAGATGACCCAGAACCTGCTCTACCAGCTCGGCGATCCCGCGCTCGGCGTGGCGCGCACCTATATTTCGTCGAACATCAAGAAGGGCATCCTGTTCTCGAACACGCAAGGATACTCGAATCCCGAGGTCGACAAACTGTTCGACGAGGCCGCAATCACGCTCGACGAAGCCAAGCGCCAGGAGCTCTACAGCAAGGTGCAGCAGATCCTGGTCGAGGATGTGCCGGTGGCCTGGACGCTCGAGATCGAATATCCCATCATCTACGACAAGGCGTTCAAGAACATCGTGACGACGGGCATCGGCTCGCACGAAACCTTCGGGTCGGTCTACAAATCGTGA
- a CDS encoding ABC transporter permease: MTRLGSATAIGLQAISRIAQLVAVIIVIATFNFVLVRAAPGDPAQVMAGQSGASDPKLLDDLRKEYGLDKPYFVQLVSHLGRVVRLDLGYSYRQRRPVVDLILERLPATLLLTVTAFCLALLIGTALGALAGLAAGSVLDTVFTVLSLVLYATPVFWLGLMLVLVFSVALGWLPPFGYETINVQLSPIEHALDIMKHMIMPVTSLAAIYLAIYARLMRSSIIEVAQQDFIKTARAKGLSGTRIVVGHMLRNALVPVVTVAGMQAGALVGGAVVIETVFAWPGLGRLTFEALLQRDYPVLLGIFLILSIVVIALNLLTDLVYRLIDPRMTTGAA; the protein is encoded by the coding sequence GTGACCCGGCTCGGGAGCGCAACGGCGATCGGGCTCCAGGCGATCAGCCGCATCGCCCAGCTCGTCGCCGTGATCATCGTCATCGCGACGTTCAACTTCGTGCTGGTGCGGGCCGCACCCGGCGATCCGGCCCAGGTGATGGCCGGGCAATCCGGCGCGTCCGATCCAAAACTGCTCGACGATCTGCGCAAGGAGTACGGGCTCGACAAGCCGTATTTCGTGCAGCTCGTGAGCCACCTCGGCCGCGTCGTCAGGCTCGATCTCGGCTATTCCTATCGGCAGCGCCGCCCCGTCGTCGATCTGATCCTCGAACGGCTTCCAGCGACGCTGCTGTTGACGGTCACGGCGTTCTGTCTCGCGCTCCTGATCGGCACCGCGCTCGGCGCGCTGGCGGGGCTCGCGGCCGGCAGCGTGCTCGATACGGTGTTCACCGTGCTCTCGCTCGTGCTCTATGCGACGCCGGTGTTCTGGCTTGGGCTGATGCTGGTGCTGGTGTTCTCGGTAGCGCTCGGCTGGCTGCCGCCGTTCGGCTATGAGACCATCAACGTCCAGCTCTCGCCGATCGAGCACGCGCTCGACATCATGAAGCACATGATCATGCCGGTCACCTCGCTGGCGGCGATCTATCTGGCGATCTATGCGCGGCTGATGCGATCCTCGATCATCGAGGTCGCGCAACAGGATTTCATCAAGACGGCGCGCGCCAAGGGCCTGTCCGGCACGCGTATCGTCGTCGGGCACATGCTGCGCAATGCGCTGGTGCCGGTCGTCACCGTCGCCGGCATGCAGGCCGGCGCGCTGGTCGGCGGCGCCGTCGTCATCGAGACGGTGTTTGCCTGGCCCGGCCTTGGCCGCCTGACCTTCGAGGCCCTGCTGCAGCGCGACTATCCCGTCCTGCTCGGCATCTTCCTGATCCTCTCGATCGTCGTGATCGCGCTCAACCTTCTGACCGATCTGGTCTACCGGCTGATCGATCCGCGCATGACCACGGGAGCGGCGTGA
- a CDS encoding ABC transporter ATP-binding protein, with product MSEAMQSNAPVLAVKDLSIALPKGGDRPFAVENVSFEIKPNEVVCLVGESGSGKSMIAHAVLQLLPRGVDIVSGTVMVAGQDPSKLDSRGLRNLRGGNAAMIFQEPLSSLNPLKRVGKQIEEMILAHQRPTPSMAEVRERVQTLLTQVGLPNPLLLEKSYPFELSGGQRQRVMIAMAMANRPALLIADEPTTALDVTTQRQILRLIDDLRRERGMGVLLITHDFGVVADVADRVVVLRHGKVVEQGTASEVLRNPQAAYTRELIDAVPKARLADIHDTIVRPEPLLEVVGLQKTFRVKRGWLQPPREVVAADGISLTLHQGETLAVVGESGSGKSTLGRMIMRLTEPDAGAIRFGGADLRLLRGEALRQARRRLQIVFQDPFASLDPRQKVGDAVARGPMAYGTSRAEAMAQARKLLVRVGLSETAADRYPHEFSGGQRQRICIARALALKPRVLIADEAVSALDVSVQAQVLALLAELRQEMRLAMIFITHDLRIAAEIADRVIVLQKGRIVEEGTTAEVFTAPRQAYTRDLLDAIPGRDFFDQPGFAAAAGARQTARIASGIDAV from the coding sequence ATGAGCGAAGCTATGCAGAGCAACGCCCCGGTTCTTGCGGTCAAGGATCTCTCGATCGCGCTTCCCAAGGGCGGCGATCGGCCCTTCGCGGTCGAGAATGTGTCGTTTGAGATCAAGCCCAACGAGGTGGTCTGTCTGGTCGGCGAATCCGGCTCCGGCAAGTCGATGATCGCCCATGCGGTCCTGCAGCTGTTGCCGCGGGGCGTCGATATCGTGTCCGGCACCGTCATGGTCGCGGGGCAGGATCCATCCAAGCTCGACAGTCGCGGGCTAAGGAATTTGCGCGGCGGCAATGCCGCGATGATCTTTCAGGAGCCGTTGTCCTCGCTCAATCCGCTCAAGCGGGTAGGCAAGCAGATCGAGGAGATGATCCTGGCGCACCAGCGGCCCACGCCGTCGATGGCGGAGGTCCGCGAGCGGGTGCAGACGCTGCTGACGCAGGTCGGGCTGCCGAACCCGCTTCTGCTGGAGAAGAGCTACCCGTTCGAGCTCTCCGGCGGTCAGCGCCAGCGCGTGATGATCGCGATGGCGATGGCCAACCGGCCCGCGCTGCTGATCGCGGATGAGCCGACCACCGCACTCGATGTCACGACCCAGCGTCAGATCCTGCGCCTGATCGACGATCTCCGGCGCGAGCGCGGCATGGGCGTGTTGCTGATCACCCATGATTTCGGCGTCGTTGCCGATGTCGCCGACCGCGTCGTGGTGCTGCGCCATGGCAAGGTGGTCGAGCAAGGCACGGCCAGTGAGGTGCTGCGCAATCCGCAAGCCGCCTACACGCGCGAACTGATCGATGCGGTGCCGAAGGCGCGGCTCGCCGATATCCATGACACGATCGTGCGACCGGAGCCGTTGCTGGAGGTCGTCGGCCTGCAGAAGACCTTTCGGGTCAAGCGCGGCTGGTTGCAGCCGCCGCGCGAAGTCGTCGCCGCGGACGGCATCTCGCTGACCTTGCACCAGGGCGAGACGCTTGCCGTCGTCGGCGAATCCGGCTCCGGCAAGTCGACGCTGGGGCGCATGATCATGCGGCTGACCGAACCGGATGCCGGCGCCATTCGTTTCGGCGGCGCCGACCTCCGGCTGTTGCGTGGTGAAGCGCTCCGCCAGGCGCGGCGGCGGCTTCAGATCGTGTTCCAGGATCCGTTTGCCAGCCTCGATCCGCGCCAGAAGGTCGGCGATGCCGTCGCGCGCGGTCCGATGGCCTATGGCACCTCGCGTGCCGAGGCGATGGCGCAGGCGCGGAAGCTGCTGGTGCGGGTCGGCCTGTCGGAGACCGCCGCGGATCGCTACCCGCACGAATTCTCGGGCGGCCAGCGCCAGCGCATCTGCATCGCGCGGGCGCTCGCGCTCAAGCCGCGGGTCTTGATCGCCGACGAGGCGGTGTCGGCGCTCGACGTCTCGGTGCAGGCCCAGGTGCTGGCGCTGCTCGCCGAACTGCGCCAGGAGATGCGGCTCGCAATGATCTTCATCACCCACGATCTGCGCATCGCGGCCGAGATCGCCGACCGCGTCATCGTGCTGCAGAAGGGGCGCATCGTCGAGGAAGGCACTACGGCAGAGGTCTTCACCGCGCCGCGTCAGGCCTATACGCGCGACCTGCTCGATGCGATCCCCGGCCGCGATTTCTTCGACCAGCCGGGCTTTGCGGCCGCGGCCGGCGCACGCCAGACGGCGAGGATCGCTTCCGGCATCGACGCGGTGTAA